One stretch of Mobula birostris isolate sMobBir1 chromosome 5, sMobBir1.hap1, whole genome shotgun sequence DNA includes these proteins:
- the LOC140197932 gene encoding eukaryotic initiation factor 4A-I-like produces the protein MSRTVMSEDGADYRSNDHGSPDRMEPEGVIESNWTEIVDNFDDMNLRENLLRGIYAYGFEKPSAIQQRAILPCIREYDVIAQAQSGTGKTATFAISILQQLDVELKETQALVLAPTRELALQIQKVIVALGDYMGGTCFSCIGGTSIRSDMQKFQLEAPHIVVGTPGRVFDMMNRQHLSTRYIKMFVLDEADEMLSRGFKDQIYEIFQKLNTSIQVVLLSATMPSDVLEVTKKFMRDPIRILVKKEELTLEGIRQFYINVEREEWKLDTLCDLYETLTITQAVIFINTRRKVDWLTEKMLARDFTVSALHGDMDQKERDLIMREFRSGSSRVLITTDLLARGIDVQQVSLVINYDLPSNRENYIHRIGRGGRFGRKGVAINLITEEDRRTLRDIESFYNTTVDEMPMNVADLI, from the exons ATGTCCAGAACGGTTATGTCAGAAGACGGTGCTGACTACAG ATCTAACGATCATGGCTCCCCTGACAGAATGGAACCAGAAGGAGTCATTGAG AGTAACTGGACTGAGATTGTTGATAATTTTGACGACATGAACCTACGTGAAAACCTCCTTCGTGGAATCTATGCCTATGGGTTTGAAAAGCCATCTGCTATCCAGCAGCGAGCCATTCTTCCCTGCATCAGGG AGTATGATGTTATTGCCCAGGCACAATCCGGGACAGGCAAGACAGCCACATTTGCCATTTCTATCTTGCAGCAGCTGGATGTGGAACTGAAGGAGACACAGGCCCTGGTCCTGGCCCCGACCAGGGAGTTGGCTCTGCAG atTCAGAAGGTCATAGTGGCCCTGGGAGACTACATGGGAGGCACTTGCTTCTCCTGTATTGGTGGTACCAGCATCAGGTCTGACATGCAGAAGTTTCAGTTGGAAGCACCCCACATTGTTGTGGGAACCCCAGGCCGTGTGTTCGACATGATGAACCGCCAGCACCTTT CTACAAGATACATCAAGATGTTTGTTTTGGATGAAGCTGATGAGATGCTGAGCAGAGGGTTTAAGGACCAAATCTATGAAATCTTTCAAAAACTCAACACCTCCATTCAG GTTGTATTGCTatctgctacaatgccttccgaTGTCCTGGAGGTGACCAAGAAGTTCATGCGTGATCCGATTCGTATCCTTGTGAAGAAGGAGGAGCTCACACTGGAGGGTATCAGGCAGTTCTACATCAACGTGGAGCGTGAG GAGTGGAAGCTGGACACGCTGTGTGATCTGTATGAAACTCTCACCATCACTCAAGCTGTGATATTCATCAACACCAGGAGGAAAGTGGATTGGCTCACTGAAAAAATGCTTGCCAGAGATTTCACTGTTTCTGCATTG CACGGTGACATGGACCAAAAGGAGAGAGACCTTATTATGCGAGAGTTCCGCTCAGGATCCAGCCGTGTTCTCATTACTACTGACTTGCTG GCCCGCGGGATTGATGTGCAGCAAGTGTCCCTGGTCATCAACTATGATCTACCTTCAAACCGTGAGAACTATATTCACAG AATTGGCCGTGGAGGCCGTTTTGGGCGCAAAGGTGTGGCCATTAATCTAATCACTGAGGAAGACAGGCGGACCCTTCGTGACATTGAGTCGTTCTACAACACTACTGTGGATGAAATGCCGATGAATGTGGCTGATCTGATCTGA